Within the Chromobacterium paludis genome, the region GCAACAACATCTGCGGGCTATAGTGCGGTAAAATCATGGGTTTGCCGCGCTGGGTGAGACCGATCCCAGCGCTCGACTCCAACCCTCGACTGTATTTCGACGGATCATGAATCAAACATCTGAAAAGGCCCTGGTCGTCCTGTCCGGCGGCCAAGACTCCACCACCTGCCTGTATTGGGCGCTGCGCCGTTTCGGCGCCGGCAATGTGGAGGCCGTCACCTTCGACTACGGCCAACGCCACCGCGTGGAACTGGACTGCGCGCGGAAAATCGCCGCCCTCGCCGGCGTGCGCCAGACCATGCTGCCCATCGACACTTTCGCCGCCATCGGCGGCAATGCGCTGACCGACGACGCCATCGCGCCGGAGGAAGGCGCGCGCGACGACGACGCGCTGCCTAACACCTTCGTGCCGGGCCGCAACCTGATATTCCTGACCTTCGCCGCCGCTTACGCCTACACCCGCGGCGCACGCCATCTGGTGACCGGCGTGGCGCAAACCGACTACTCCGGCTATCCGGATTGCCGCGAAAACACCCTCAAGGCGCTGGAGTTGGCATTGCGCCTGGGCATGGACAGCCGGGTGGAGCTGCACACGCCGCTGATGTACCTGAGCAAGGCCGAAACTGTGACCCTGGCGCAACAAGTCGGCGCCATGGAGGCTCTGGCCTGGAGCCATACCTGTTACAACGGCGAGGTGCCGCCCTGTGGCCATTGCGCATCATGCGAGCTGCGCGCCAAGGGTTTTGCCGAAGCCGGCGTGACCGACCCCCTCGTCGCGCGCTGCCAGGCCGAAGCGGAAGGAAGCTGACATGCATGCCTGCTATCTGATCGCCGGCGCCGGCTTCGAGGCGGCGCGGCAGCTTCCGGCCGACCATGGCAAAGCCTCCCTCCCGCATGGCCACAGTTTCCGGGTCACTGTCCGCAGCGAGGCCCAATACAGCGACGCCGCCTCGCTGGAGGCCGCCCTGCATGCCGCCGTCGCGCCGCTCGATTACTCCGATCTCAACGCGCTGCTAGCCGCCAGCGACGATCTGGCGCTGGCGCGCCACATCGCCAATGCCCTGCCCCAGCCGGCCGCCATCAAGTTGCAAGGCGCGCCGGATCATGGCGTGACGCTGGACGGCGAGCGCGCCTTCCGCTGGCTCGATGCCTCGTTCGAGGCAGCCCACCACCTGCCCCATGTGCCGGCGGGCCACAAGTGCGGCCGACTGCACGGCCATGGCTTCGGCGTGCGGCTGGTGGCCGACGCGTCCCGCTGCGGGGTGCGCGAACTGGAACACGCCTGGACGCCGCTGTTCCAGCGCCTGAACCATCGTTACCTGAACGACATTCCCGGCCTGGACAACCCCACCAGCGAAGTGCTGGCGCAGTGGCTGTATCAGGAACTGCGCCATATCCTGCCCGGCCTGGCCTGGGTGGAAGTGCGCGAAACGCATACCGCCGGCAGCCAATTCGACGGCAAGCGCTTCCGCATCTGGAAAGAGCAGCGCTTCGAAAGCGCCATGCCCTTCGACGAAGCCGGCAACTATACCGGCCACAGCTATCTGGTGCGCCTGATGCTGGCCGGCGACATCGACCGCGCCATGGGCTGGCTGCTGGACTTCGGCGACGTCAAGGACCGTTTCAAGCCCATCTACCGCCAGTTGGACCACAACCCACTGGACAAGCTTTCCGGATTGCGCCGCCACGACAACGCGGCGGTGGCGGAATGGATACACGCCCAGCTGTCGCCGCTGGTGCCGGAGCTGGATCGCATCGACCTGATGGAAAGCGAACGCGCCGGCGTGTCGCTGCACTTCCACCAGGACATGCGTTGGCCGCTGCTATAAGAAAAGTTGCAAAATTCACCAGGCGTCGATCAAAACCCGACGCGCCGCAGGCGGTATCATGAACGGAGCGGCGGGTGACGCGACGCAAGCGCGGCCCGCCTCCTACTGTTCGTTGCAAAGCGGAAACGCTCCCGCAGCCGCAGCCTTTATCGCCGTCGAGGCCCCGCCCTCGCCATCGACTCCGGGAACATGCCATGACTACCTATACCGTCAAGGAAATCTTCTACACGCTGCAAGGCGAAGGCCGCCAGGCCGGCCGGGCGGCGGTGTTCTGCCGCTTTGCCGGCTGTAATCTGTGGTCCGGCCGCGAAGAAGACCGCGCCAAGGCCGTTTGCCAGTTCTGCGACACCGATTTCGTCGGCACCGGCCCCGATGGCGGCAAGTTCGACAGCGCGCGCGCCCTGGCCGAACGCATCGCTTCCGAATGGCCGGACGACGCAGGCGGCGTCCGCTATGTGGTTTGCACCGGCGGCGAACCGCTGCTGCAGCTGGATGCGGAGCTGATAGACGCCCTGCACGCGGAGGGCTTTGAAGTCGCCGTGGAGACCAACGGCACCGTGGCAGCCCCGCCGGGGCTGGACTGGATCTGCGTCAGCCCCAAGGCCGGCGCTGAGCTGAAGCAACTGCGCGGCAACGAACTGAAGCTGGTCTACCCGCAAACGACTCAGATGCCGGAAACCGTCGCCCATCTGGACTTCGACACCTTCTACCTGCAGCCCATGGATGGCCCGGACTTGGCGGCCAACACCCGCGCCGCCATCGCCTATTGCCTGGCGCATCCGCGCTGGCGGCTATCGGTGCAAACCCACAAGGTGGTCAATATACGCTGAGGCCGCGTCAGCGGCTCTGCCCCCCGACCGCTGCAATGGCTGGCAACGACTGCCGGCCTTGAGCCGGCGCAAGCCCTGATTGAAACGCAAACGCGGGGCGCCCCCGGCCACGTGCGACCGATCATCAGGTATAGCGTGCGCCTACGGCGAGGCCGTGAAGGGCGAGTCGACGCCACGCATCCATTCCCGCCCCTGTCGCGGGCATAAGGCAACGTCGCGGCGCAATTACCCGCTTCCGTCTCCGCATGGCCGCGCCTCCGCGGCTGCCATAGCGGTTTAGGCTGGAGCAGCCCCGCCTGCTCCAGGGCCTCTGCCACGATGTTCGCCGACACGCCGCCGCCGGGCAGGGTCTCGCTGGGATACGGCGAAAACGCCCCGCTCACCCGCGTCAGCGGGGCCTCCCGCCATCACCAGCAGCACCACCCCGCCAGCAGCCAACATTGCATCGCTCTCCCTGCGCTTTTTCTGCGCGGCGCTATAAAGACAAAAACCGGACGCTTGCGCTCACCCGCACGTTAGCCGCCCATGCCATCCGGCTGCGTAAGAAATGCCAAGCCCGCCCGACTCAATGCAAGCGAGTCGGGATACACAAGATTCCCGCCGGCTCGCTGTAAGCTTTCGCCGCTTGAGGCGACCAATCGCCATCACCCACAAGGGTGTACTACCCAGGAGAACACCATGAATAGCCATAAGACTCTGCTCGCCTCCGCGCTCGGCGCCGTCATCGCCATCGGCGCGCTGTCCAGCATGCCGGCCGCCGCCGCCGACAAGGACCAGTGCTTCGGCATCGCC harbors:
- the queC gene encoding 7-cyano-7-deazaguanine synthase QueC, yielding MNQTSEKALVVLSGGQDSTTCLYWALRRFGAGNVEAVTFDYGQRHRVELDCARKIAALAGVRQTMLPIDTFAAIGGNALTDDAIAPEEGARDDDALPNTFVPGRNLIFLTFAAAYAYTRGARHLVTGVAQTDYSGYPDCRENTLKALELALRLGMDSRVELHTPLMYLSKAETVTLAQQVGAMEALAWSHTCYNGEVPPCGHCASCELRAKGFAEAGVTDPLVARCQAEAEGS
- a CDS encoding 6-pyruvoyl trahydropterin synthase family protein, which codes for MHACYLIAGAGFEAARQLPADHGKASLPHGHSFRVTVRSEAQYSDAASLEAALHAAVAPLDYSDLNALLAASDDLALARHIANALPQPAAIKLQGAPDHGVTLDGERAFRWLDASFEAAHHLPHVPAGHKCGRLHGHGFGVRLVADASRCGVRELEHAWTPLFQRLNHRYLNDIPGLDNPTSEVLAQWLYQELRHILPGLAWVEVRETHTAGSQFDGKRFRIWKEQRFESAMPFDEAGNYTGHSYLVRLMLAGDIDRAMGWLLDFGDVKDRFKPIYRQLDHNPLDKLSGLRRHDNAAVAEWIHAQLSPLVPELDRIDLMESERAGVSLHFHQDMRWPLL
- the queE gene encoding 7-carboxy-7-deazaguanine synthase, whose protein sequence is MTTYTVKEIFYTLQGEGRQAGRAAVFCRFAGCNLWSGREEDRAKAVCQFCDTDFVGTGPDGGKFDSARALAERIASEWPDDAGGVRYVVCTGGEPLLQLDAELIDALHAEGFEVAVETNGTVAAPPGLDWICVSPKAGAELKQLRGNELKLVYPQTTQMPETVAHLDFDTFYLQPMDGPDLAANTRAAIAYCLAHPRWRLSVQTHKVVNIR